One window of Magallana gigas chromosome 2, xbMagGiga1.1, whole genome shotgun sequence genomic DNA carries:
- the LOC105338455 gene encoding leucine-rich repeat, immunoglobulin-like domain and transmembrane domain-containing protein 3, whose amino-acid sequence MGLKKLDKRLLDNLPILKVLDLHGNKLKQLDWSFTKTLTNLAYIDISGNILTELSNSSIMTLPHIKSVHLNDNNWKCTCALEWVKVLPSPIPESVTCSTPEYLQYMSIVNVPSSQLTCVPASVSCTSTSSTGKYHSSLNISCTFGGDPFPDVIWTKPDKTELRYYNYDYPNYEVSETGVLTIKSLDVDDDGQWTVQANNVKKHNVVNMQVTVTDIPTTTTTTTTTTTTTTPTTTTTTTTTPTTTTSTPITTTTPPTTTTTTTPTTTTEKPTTTSTTKPTTTTTVKQTTIKNTTPVPPAGNQKMPKPAEGMFSMNTIYMMVAAAGGSAFITSMICLVIHCCTRKKKPPPMSEKKPKQDLFDTVRNLTPRRTRRVHTIGSYEFYE is encoded by the coding sequence ATGGGCTTAAAGAAACTGGACAAGCGCTTATTAGACAATCTTCCAATATTGAAGGTCTTAGACCTTCATGGAAACAAACTAAAGCAGTTGGACTGGAGCTTCACTAAGACACTTACAAATCTGGCTTATATCGACATTTCCGGAAACATTCTTACAGAACTTTCCAATTCATCAATAATGACATTACCACACATAAAGAGTGTCCACTTAAATGACAATAATTGGAAATGCACCTGTGCCTTGGAGTGGGTAAAAGTGCTTCCTAGTCCTATACCGGAATCTGTGACGTGTAGTACACCAGAATATCTCCAATACATGTCCATTGTAAATGTCCCATCCTCCCAGCTAACCTGTGTACCGGCATCTGTAAGTTGCACTTCAACTTCAAGTACCGGCAAGTATCACTCCAGCCTCAATATTTCATGTACATTCGGAGGAGACCCTTTCCCTGACGTCATATGGACAAAGCCTGACAAGACGGAGTTGAGGTATTATAACTATGATTATCCAAATTACGAAGTATCTGAGACAGGTGTCCTTACCATAAAGTCATTGGACGTTGATGACGACGGTCAGTGGACGGTTCAGGCCAACAACGTGAAGAAACATAATGTGGTCAACATGCAAGTGACCGTGACCGATATTCCAACCACCACTACAACGACTACCACCACCACTACTACCACTACCCCTACCACTACGACGACCACAACCACCACCCCGACAACAACAACCAGTACCCCCATCACGACTACCACCCCTCCTACCACCACGACTACCACCACTCCTACCACTACCACTGAAAAACCTACTACAACATCTACCACCAAACCCACCACCACAACCACTGTTAAGCAGACGACAATTAAAAATACCACTCCAGTTCCACCTGCAGGAAACCAGAAGATGCCTAAGCCGGCGGAAGGGATGTTCTCCATGAATACGATTTACATGATGGTGGCGGCTGCCGGTGGGAGCGCGTTTATTACCTCCATGATTTGTCTGGTCATTCATTGCTGTACACGGAAGAAGAAACCTCCTCCAATGTCGGAAAAGAAACCGAAGCAAGACCTTTTCGATACGGTCCGGAACCTCACTCCGAGACGAACACGAAGAGTGCATACTATTGGGAGTTATGAATTTTACGAATAG